In Dehalococcoidia bacterium, the following proteins share a genomic window:
- the vorB gene encoding 3-methyl-2-oxobutanoate dehydrogenase subunit VorB — translation MNGNSTIGEAAIRAGCQCYFGYPITPQNELTEYMATHLSRRKGCSFIQAESEIAAINMVYGASVAGSRAMTSSSSPGISLKQEGISYLAACELPAVIVNMSRGGPGLGSISASQSDYFQATRGGGHGDYRTIVLAPSSGQELADLTHRAFDLADKYLVPVIVLGDGMLGQMMEPVEFKHEAPDELPVRSNAMRGAKGRPSRIIKTFTSKPAELEEINWSLFRRYQLIRKEETAYEAFMVEDARLVVVAFGIAARIAKGAIKNARSNGLRVGMLRPITLWPFPSQKLKDLSKKTKDFLVFEMNMGQMIEDVQLALEGKGAVYFYGRPGGVIPTPTEVSRVISRHYYQKGLKSAK, via the coding sequence ATGAATGGTAACAGCACGATCGGAGAAGCAGCCATCCGGGCTGGCTGTCAGTGCTATTTCGGCTACCCCATTACCCCTCAGAATGAGCTGACCGAATATATGGCTACCCACCTGAGCAGAAGGAAGGGTTGCTCCTTTATTCAGGCAGAAAGTGAGATTGCTGCCATAAACATGGTCTACGGGGCCAGCGTGGCCGGGTCAAGAGCCATGACCTCCTCCTCCAGCCCCGGAATCAGCCTGAAGCAGGAGGGAATCTCCTATCTGGCAGCCTGCGAGCTTCCCGCGGTGATTGTCAATATGTCCAGAGGCGGGCCGGGGTTGGGAAGCATATCCGCCTCTCAGTCGGACTATTTTCAGGCTACCCGCGGCGGAGGTCACGGTGACTACCGGACCATAGTTCTGGCCCCATCATCGGGGCAGGAGCTGGCAGACCTCACCCACCGCGCCTTTGACCTGGCCGATAAGTATCTGGTTCCGGTAATTGTCCTTGGAGATGGCATGCTGGGACAGATGATGGAGCCGGTAGAATTCAAGCATGAAGCCCCCGATGAACTGCCGGTAAGAAGCAATGCAATGAGGGGGGCTAAAGGGCGACCGAGCAGGATTATCAAGACCTTCACCTCAAAGCCCGCCGAGCTGGAGGAGATAAACTGGAGTTTGTTCAGAAGATACCAATTGATCAGGAAAGAAGAAACCGCCTACGAGGCCTTTATGGTTGAAGATGCCAGGCTAGTAGTCGTTGCCTTCGGTATAGCAGCCCGGATCGCTAAAGGGGCGATCAAGAATGCAAGGTCAAATGGACTGAGAGTGGGAATGTTGAGGCCAATTACCCTGTGGCCATTTCCTTCCCAAAAACTGAAAGATTTGTCTAAAAAGACAAAGGATTTTCTCGTCTTTGAGATGAACATGGGCCAGATGATAGAAGATGTGCAACTGGCACTGGAAGGCAAAGGAGCGGTCTACTTCTACGGGAGGCCGGGAGGCGTTATTCCCACCCCCACAGAGGTCTCCCGCGTAATCTCGCGCCATTATTATCAGAAGGGTTTGAAGTCGGCAAAATGA
- a CDS encoding thiamine pyrophosphate-dependent enzyme, protein MRKVYTRPRSLKRVPFHYCPGCGHSIVHRVMTELIDEMHLQDRIIGIPPPGCSVFAYHYFDVDMAESAHGRGAAVATGIKRAYPEVIVFTYQGDGDLAAIGTAETIHAANRGERITAIFINNAVYGMTGGQMAPTTLSGQVTTTTPYGRDVNLEGYPVKMSEMVALVRGAVYIERTAVNSPVNIRKTKKAIRKALQSQIDGLGFSLVEILSPCPTNWRMTPLESWQWIDKEMTKEFPLGVIKDITGKTDAD, encoded by the coding sequence ATGAGAAAGGTATACACCCGACCCAGATCGTTAAAGAGGGTTCCTTTCCACTACTGTCCAGGATGTGGGCATTCCATTGTCCACAGGGTTATGACCGAGCTCATTGACGAGATGCACCTGCAGGATAGGATCATCGGTATCCCCCCGCCCGGGTGCTCGGTCTTCGCCTACCACTACTTCGATGTGGACATGGCAGAATCGGCCCATGGCAGAGGGGCGGCGGTGGCGACCGGCATAAAAAGGGCATATCCCGAGGTAATAGTGTTTACCTATCAGGGGGATGGCGATCTTGCCGCCATCGGCACCGCCGAGACCATACATGCCGCCAACAGGGGAGAGAGGATAACCGCCATCTTCATCAACAACGCCGTATACGGAATGACCGGTGGGCAGATGGCCCCAACCACCCTTTCAGGGCAGGTGACCACTACCACCCCTTACGGACGGGATGTAAACCTTGAAGGATATCCGGTAAAAATGAGCGAAATGGTGGCTCTGGTCAGGGGTGCGGTGTATATCGAGCGGACTGCGGTGAACTCCCCGGTCAACATTAGAAAGACCAAGAAGGCTATCCGAAAGGCGCTCCAGTCCCAGATCGACGGTCTCGGCTTCTCCCTGGTGGAAATACTCTCCCCGTGTCCCACTAACTGGAGGATGACCCCGTTAGAATCGTGGCAGTGGATCGACAAAGAGATGACGAAGGAGTTCCCTCTGGGGGTAATCAAGGACATAACTGGAAAAACCGATGCTGATTAA
- a CDS encoding 2-oxoacid:acceptor oxidoreductase family protein gives MLIKTVFAGFGGQGVLSMGLNLAQAAMLEGKNVTYLPSYGAEVRGGTANCTVAVSDEEIASPVASSPDFIVAMNQPSLVRFQNQIQSGGVLFINSSLIDAEISRGDIEIVRVPANSIAEELGSPKSANMVMLGAFTKKSNLVSVSSVIEELKSTLKKKQKLIAINKKALMAGYDLV, from the coding sequence ATGCTGATTAAGACAGTATTTGCCGGTTTTGGAGGTCAGGGTGTTCTATCCATGGGGCTCAATCTGGCCCAGGCAGCAATGCTAGAGGGAAAGAACGTAACCTATTTACCCTCCTACGGCGCCGAGGTCCGCGGGGGCACCGCCAACTGCACGGTTGCGGTATCAGACGAAGAGATTGCATCTCCGGTTGCCTCCTCTCCGGACTTCATTGTCGCCATGAACCAGCCCTCCCTGGTCAGATTTCAAAACCAGATTCAATCGGGCGGTGTGCTGTTTATTAATTCCTCTCTGATTGACGCTGAAATCTCAAGGGGTGATATTGAAATTGTCAGAGTGCCGGCAAACAGTATTGCTGAAGAACTGGGCAGCCCTAAATCAGCTAACATGGTGATGCTGGGAGCATTTACCAAGAAAAGCAATCTGGTTTCCGTTTCGAGCGTAATTGAAGAGCTAAAAAGCACCTTGAAGAAAAAACAGAAACTGATCGCAATCAACAAAAAGGCTCTGATGGCAGGATATGATCTGGTCTAA
- a CDS encoding amino acid-binding protein, translating into MCVKQTSISLDNVPGKFLDVSEYLGAEGINIRAISVADTSDVSTVRFVADDPEKTTNVLRSHGYSVKETDVIAVEVPDHPGGLQAVLKPLKRNNINVHYLYPYLGRGASGQPIIIVGVDKTEEALDVLKKNWVHTFGKEIYAL; encoded by the coding sequence ATGTGCGTAAAACAGACTTCGATCAGTCTTGATAACGTGCCGGGGAAGTTCTTGGATGTGAGCGAATACCTGGGAGCCGAAGGGATAAACATCAGGGCTATTTCCGTAGCCGATACATCCGACGTCAGTACCGTAAGGTTTGTTGCGGATGACCCGGAGAAAACTACCAATGTCTTGAGAAGCCACGGTTATTCAGTAAAAGAAACCGACGTAATAGCCGTAGAGGTGCCTGACCATCCCGGTGGCCTTCAAGCAGTACTCAAGCCTCTTAAAAGGAACAACATTAATGTCCACTACCTCTATCCCTATCTGGGCAGGGGAGCAAGCGGGCAGCCCATAATAATCGTGGGCGTGGATAAAACCGAAGAGGCCCTGGATGTTTTGAAAAAGAACTGGGTTCACACCTTCGGTAAAGAGATCTATGCCCTTTGA
- a CDS encoding CFI-box-CTERM domain-containing protein, whose amino-acid sequence IDPAEVRASSFHFTVTADMRGIHTAFGKLCDSINSEVGGPGAFHVSAGDIDSTIPENRAVIDTKFGSSAIWYPLIGNHEAETGADMQWLREEYDNGNSLRTPLKNYTNQDGPTGTVRVNYSWDHENAHFIALNEYWNGGTSEGSGTSLSGSDTATDGDIVPELYDWLAADLAANTKPFVFVFGHEPAFPYTRHVGDSLDKYETHRDDFWALLECAGVDAYFNGHTHYYSKHQGDKNHVGNVWQLDVGNAGWDLGDGLTYFDVVVGDDQATVNVYRGTGTSFSLADSVSLPASIDCLQVDGEGLADGTPIPSWNLTYFGISPVATVTATDTPAGIHSGDRGVRVNGDNPAGIELDNVAKGIITADYWHYPKPGPDTNSVFRFFGGSWNGSSESIWDYFYVTKNDQDKWLVDPGAHYVGDYSGSYTHFVITIDTCTGLFDLSIDEQHVYHGLVQYADRIWTSGIRYVTINSGRDGAGTDSYFDDLLITATATSTSTPTPTPTPPAPSCFIATAAYGTATAEEIDTLRAFRDDVLLESTLGSQLVEWYYQTSPPVADFISEHQPLRTLVRELLVDPVVSLVEATENLWRN is encoded by the coding sequence CCATCGATCCCGCTGAAGTACGTGCCAGCAGCTTTCACTTCACCGTGACGGCCGACATGCGCGGCATCCACACGGCCTTCGGGAAACTATGCGACTCGATTAACAGCGAGGTCGGTGGGCCCGGCGCATTCCACGTCTCCGCAGGGGATATCGATTCAACCATCCCGGAGAACCGCGCTGTAATCGATACCAAGTTTGGGTCGTCGGCAATCTGGTACCCCCTCATCGGAAACCACGAAGCGGAAACCGGGGCAGACATGCAGTGGCTTCGGGAGGAATATGACAACGGCAACAGCCTGAGGACGCCGCTGAAGAACTACACCAACCAGGACGGCCCAACGGGTACAGTGCGGGTGAATTATTCCTGGGACCACGAGAACGCCCACTTCATCGCGCTGAACGAGTATTGGAATGGCGGCACCAGCGAGGGCAGCGGAACGAGTCTCTCGGGCAGTGACACGGCCACCGACGGCGACATCGTACCGGAGCTGTACGACTGGCTGGCAGCGGACCTGGCGGCTAACACCAAGCCGTTCGTCTTCGTCTTCGGCCACGAGCCGGCCTTTCCTTACACTCGTCACGTTGGCGACAGCCTGGACAAGTACGAGACCCACCGGGACGACTTCTGGGCCCTTTTGGAGTGTGCGGGCGTTGACGCATACTTCAACGGTCATACACACTACTACTCCAAGCACCAGGGCGACAAGAACCATGTCGGCAACGTCTGGCAGCTCGATGTCGGTAATGCCGGTTGGGACCTTGGCGACGGCTTGACCTACTTCGATGTCGTCGTGGGCGATGACCAGGCGACTGTCAACGTGTACCGTGGGACCGGGACGTCATTCAGCCTGGCCGATTCGGTCTCCCTCCCTGCATCAATAGATTGTTTGCAGGTTGATGGAGAGGGGTTGGCCGATGGCACCCCTATTCCTAGCTGGAACTTGACATATTTCGGCATTTCACCGGTTGCAACTGTTACTGCAACTGACACTCCAGCTGGTATTCATTCGGGCGATCGTGGCGTGCGGGTCAACGGTGACAACCCTGCAGGCATAGAACTCGACAATGTTGCCAAAGGGATTATAACGGCGGACTACTGGCATTACCCCAAACCAGGTCCTGACACCAACTCTGTCTTTCGGTTTTTTGGAGGCTCATGGAACGGTAGCTCCGAATCTATCTGGGACTATTTTTACGTAACTAAGAACGATCAGGACAAGTGGCTGGTTGACCCTGGGGCGCATTATGTGGGCGACTACTCAGGTAGTTACACTCATTTCGTGATTACAATCGACACCTGCACCGGTCTGTTCGACCTCTCCATTGACGAGCAGCACGTATACCATGGCCTGGTGCAGTATGCCGATAGGATTTGGACCTCTGGGATTCGTTATGTCACTATCAATAGCGGCCGCGATGGAGCCGGTACCGACAGCTATTTTGACGACCTCTTGATCACCGCTACTGCTACATCTACTTCCACGCCTACACCGACACCTACGCCTCCTGCTCCCTCCTGCTTCATCGCCACCGCTGCCTACGGCACAGCGACAGCAGAGGAAATCGACACCCTCAGAGCTTTCAGGGACGACGTGTTGCTGGAAAGCACATTGGGCTCTCAACTTGTGGAGTGGTACTACCAGACCAGCCCGCCGGTGGCGGACTTCATATCGGAGCATCAGCCGTTAAGGACTTTGGTGAGGGAGCTACTTGTTGACCCCGTTGTTTCGCTAGTTGAAGCTACGGAGAATCTCTGGCGAAATTAA
- a CDS encoding 4Fe-4S dicluster domain-containing protein — MGSGKTETKTKGYIEIDQEFCKGCQICMSFCPKDAICLSDKLNASGYLPVRFNEESGCTGCAICAVVCPEVAIEVYRD, encoded by the coding sequence ATGGGTTCGGGAAAGACAGAGACTAAGACAAAGGGATATATTGAAATTGACCAGGAGTTCTGCAAGGGATGCCAGATCTGCATGTCGTTCTGCCCCAAGGATGCGATTTGCCTTTCCGACAAATTGAATGCCAGTGGCTATTTGCCGGTCCGGTTCAATGAGGAGAGCGGGTGCACCGGCTGCGCCATCTGTGCTGTGGTATGTCCGGAAGTTGCGATAGAGGTCTACCGTGACTAA